A stretch of Magnetococcales bacterium DNA encodes these proteins:
- a CDS encoding ATP-binding cassette domain-containing protein: MALIGTHHVKVSFGGPPVLEDAAFFMDKGERVCLVGRNGSGKSTLLRLLTGTVQPDEGEVVRSKGITVASLDQEVPGLIAGTVREVATPDPSLVHDVDSPRLAASLEEILAQLGLQADQPFAELSGGLKRRVLLARALAAQADVLLLDEPTNHLDMATIEQLEGILKAYRGALLFITHDRMFVDRLATRILELDRGRLTDWPGSYQIYQQRKEAALESEATSNALFDKRLAQEEVWIRQGIKARRTRNEGRVRSLEKMRAERRARRELEGRVRMRAELAERSGKLVVVAEEVSYAYDEIFYIQRLSTVVQRGDKIGIIGPNGCGKTTLLNLLLGRLTPTSGNIHLGTNLEVAYFDQLRAGLEEEKTVADNVANGREMVSFGGQNRHIISYLQDFLFPPARARSPVKILSGGERNRLLLAKLFLNPANILVMDEPTNDLDSDTLDLLEELLAQYTGTLLLVSHDRAFLNNVVTSCLVFEGERGEIREYAGGYDDWLSQRPPPPAPLVEARTAIKKSTPKPPPPPKKPAGLSFKERRELEQLPARIESLESEQRQLHATMADPTYYRHPPERLTADQARLGEVEKALEEAYRRWEVLEGGQGKA, translated from the coding sequence ATGGCTTTGATCGGCACACACCATGTGAAGGTATCGTTCGGTGGTCCTCCGGTTCTGGAGGACGCGGCGTTCTTCATGGACAAAGGAGAGCGGGTCTGTCTGGTGGGTCGCAACGGGTCGGGGAAATCCACCCTGTTGCGTCTGCTGACCGGCACCGTGCAACCCGACGAAGGCGAGGTGGTGCGCTCCAAGGGGATCACCGTCGCCAGCCTGGATCAGGAGGTGCCGGGCCTGATCGCCGGAACCGTCCGGGAGGTGGCCACCCCGGATCCATCCCTGGTCCACGATGTCGACAGTCCCCGATTGGCCGCGAGCCTCGAAGAGATTCTGGCCCAGTTGGGCTTGCAGGCGGATCAGCCGTTCGCGGAGCTTTCCGGGGGACTCAAGCGTCGGGTGTTGCTGGCCCGCGCCCTCGCGGCCCAGGCGGACGTGCTGCTGCTGGACGAACCCACCAACCATCTGGACATGGCCACCATCGAACAGTTGGAAGGAATCCTCAAAGCCTATCGGGGGGCACTGCTGTTCATCACCCATGACCGCATGTTCGTGGATCGTCTGGCCACCCGCATCCTGGAACTGGACCGGGGCCGCCTCACCGACTGGCCGGGCAGCTATCAAATCTATCAACAACGCAAAGAGGCGGCCCTGGAGTCGGAAGCCACCAGCAACGCCCTGTTCGACAAACGGCTGGCCCAGGAGGAGGTGTGGATCCGTCAAGGAATCAAGGCGCGCCGCACCCGCAACGAAGGCCGGGTACGCTCCCTGGAAAAGATGCGCGCCGAACGCCGTGCCCGACGGGAACTGGAAGGCCGGGTACGCATGCGCGCCGAATTGGCGGAGCGCTCCGGCAAACTGGTGGTCGTGGCCGAAGAGGTGAGCTACGCCTATGATGAAATCTTCTACATTCAGCGTCTGTCCACCGTGGTGCAGCGGGGAGACAAGATCGGCATCATCGGCCCCAACGGCTGCGGCAAAACCACGCTGCTGAATCTGTTGTTGGGTCGGCTGACTCCCACTTCCGGCAACATTCACCTGGGTACCAACCTGGAGGTGGCCTATTTCGACCAGTTGAGAGCCGGACTCGAAGAGGAGAAAACCGTGGCCGACAACGTGGCCAATGGGCGGGAGATGGTGAGCTTCGGGGGACAGAATCGCCACATCATCAGCTATCTGCAAGACTTTCTCTTTCCGCCGGCCCGGGCGCGTTCTCCGGTCAAGATCCTGTCGGGCGGGGAGCGCAACCGGTTGCTGCTGGCCAAGCTTTTCCTGAATCCCGCCAACATCCTGGTCATGGACGAACCCACCAACGATCTGGACTCCGACACCCTGGATCTGCTGGAAGAGCTGCTGGCCCAATACACCGGCACGTTGCTTTTAGTGAGCCACGACCGGGCGTTTCTCAACAATGTGGTGACCAGTTGTCTGGTCTTCGAGGGAGAACGGGGAGAGATTCGCGAATACGCCGGCGGCTACGACGACTGGCTGTCCCAACGCCCGCCCCCACCCGCGCCGCTGGTGGAAGCCCGCACCGCCATCAAAAAATCCACCCCCAAGCCACCCCCTCCACCCAAAAAACCGGCGGGACTCTCCTTCAAGGAGCGGCGGGAACTGGAACAACTCCCGGCCCGCATCGAATCCCTGGAGTCCGAACAACGCCAACTCCACGCAACCATGGCCGACCCCACCTACTACCGCCACCCCCCGGAACGCCTGACAGCCGATCAGGCGCGCCTGGGGGAGGTGGAAAAGGCGTTGGAGGAGGCGTACCGGAGGTGGGAGGTGTTGGAGGGGGGACAAGGAAAAGCCTGA
- the neuC gene encoding UDP-N-acetylglucosamine 2-epimerase (hydrolyzing), with product MHITLVTTGRADYGLLEPLIRELTRRRRCAVQLVATGGHLSVAQGETIRLIQADGHAVTPMAMNPENDSEHGVCQAVATGLAGFSDHFRQHRPDLVVVLGDRYELWAVCMAAVLHKIPIAHLHGGETTLGALDDVIRHTITKMATFHFPALPEYARVILSMGEHPDRVHVVGALGIDAILQTPPMDLQALSAHVGVDFARRPVALMTYHPVTLDDHTAASQQVTTILAALAATDLTTLITMPNADAGGEAIFQAIEHHCRAHPERFHLVKSLGQRGYLSAMRHARVMIGNSSSGILEAASFRLPVVNIGDRQGGRIKPANVIDCPCEPAAIRAALEQARSEAFRESMADLVNPYGDGHTATRVADILESLDLSHPGELLKKGFFHPPCGHVTTP from the coding sequence TTGCACATCACCCTCGTCACCACGGGCCGGGCCGATTATGGTCTGCTCGAACCTTTGATCCGGGAACTCACGCGCCGCAGGAGATGCGCCGTGCAGCTCGTGGCCACGGGCGGCCATCTTTCTGTGGCGCAAGGGGAGACCATCCGTTTGATCCAGGCCGATGGCCACGCCGTCACCCCCATGGCCATGAATCCGGAAAACGACTCCGAACACGGCGTCTGTCAGGCCGTGGCCACGGGATTGGCGGGATTTTCGGACCATTTCCGCCAACACAGGCCGGATCTGGTGGTGGTGCTCGGCGACCGGTATGAACTCTGGGCGGTGTGCATGGCGGCGGTATTGCACAAGATTCCCATCGCCCATCTGCATGGTGGAGAGACCACCCTCGGCGCCCTCGATGATGTCATCCGCCACACCATCACCAAGATGGCGACCTTCCATTTTCCCGCCCTGCCCGAGTATGCCCGCGTGATCCTGTCCATGGGGGAGCATCCGGACCGGGTGCATGTGGTGGGCGCCTTGGGCATCGATGCGATCCTCCAGACTCCGCCGATGGATCTCCAGGCCCTGTCGGCCCATGTGGGGGTGGATTTCGCCCGTCGCCCGGTGGCGTTGATGACCTATCACCCGGTGACCCTCGACGATCACACCGCCGCAAGCCAACAAGTCACAACGATCCTGGCCGCCCTGGCCGCCACGGATCTGACCACCCTGATCACCATGCCCAACGCCGACGCCGGAGGCGAAGCGATCTTTCAGGCCATCGAGCATCACTGTCGCGCCCATCCCGAACGCTTTCATCTGGTCAAAAGCCTGGGGCAGCGGGGCTATTTAAGCGCCATGCGTCACGCCCGGGTGATGATCGGCAACTCGTCGAGCGGCATTCTGGAGGCCGCCTCGTTTCGGCTGCCAGTGGTCAACATCGGCGACCGGCAGGGTGGACGGATCAAACCCGCCAACGTCATCGACTGTCCCTGCGAACCCGCCGCGATCCGCGCCGCCCTGGAACAGGCCCGGTCGGAAGCGTTTCGGGAATCCATGGCCGATCTGGTCAACCCCTACGGCGACGGTCACACCGCGACCCGCGTGGCCGACATTCTGGAAAGCCTGGATCTGTCGCATCCGGGGGAGCTGTTGAAGAAAGGATTTTTTCACCCACCATGCGGACACGTCACCACACCATGA
- the neuB gene encoding N-acetylneuraminate synthase: MTTPPSPITVIAEAGVNHNGQLDLALRLVDAAADAGADAVKFQTFRAEELVSRHAPKAEYQRQRTDPDASQLAMIRQLELDHHSHIRLQAHCLKRGIGFLSTPFDATSLDFLVGPMKLDTLKISSGEVTNGPFLLQVGASGCRVLLSTGMSTLGEIETALGVLAFGMLHPAEAPSMAAFAHVFASSAGQQVLSERVTLLHCTTEYPAPFAEVNLRAMDTLRHAFGLPVGYSDHTPGMTIPIAAAARGAQVIEKHFTLDRSLPGPDHQASLEPEELTRMIEAIRIVESALGHGRKIPVAAELKNRPVARKSLVALVPIRRGERFTATNLGVKRPGTGLSPMVYWQWLGRIATRDYHVDEGIDREEEETP, from the coding sequence ATGACCACCCCACCCTCCCCCATCACCGTCATCGCCGAAGCCGGAGTCAATCACAACGGCCAACTGGATCTGGCCTTGCGACTGGTGGATGCCGCCGCCGACGCGGGAGCGGACGCGGTCAAGTTTCAGACCTTTCGCGCCGAGGAACTGGTGAGCCGTCACGCGCCAAAGGCGGAGTATCAACGGCAAAGAACCGATCCCGACGCCTCCCAACTGGCCATGATCCGACAACTGGAACTGGATCACCACAGCCATATCCGCTTGCAGGCCCACTGTCTGAAAAGAGGGATCGGATTTCTCTCCACCCCGTTCGACGCCACCAGCCTGGATTTTCTGGTGGGACCGATGAAACTCGACACCCTGAAAATCTCTTCCGGGGAGGTGACCAACGGACCGTTTTTGCTTCAGGTGGGGGCGAGCGGCTGTCGGGTGCTGCTTTCCACCGGCATGTCCACCCTGGGGGAGATCGAAACGGCCCTCGGGGTCTTAGCCTTCGGCATGCTGCATCCTGCCGAGGCTCCGTCCATGGCCGCATTCGCCCACGTTTTCGCCTCTTCAGCCGGTCAGCAGGTGTTGAGCGAACGGGTCACCCTGCTCCACTGCACCACCGAATATCCGGCCCCCTTTGCCGAAGTCAACCTGCGAGCCATGGACACCCTGCGCCACGCTTTTGGGCTGCCGGTGGGCTATTCCGACCATACGCCGGGCATGACCATTCCCATTGCCGCCGCGGCGCGGGGCGCGCAAGTGATCGAAAAACATTTCACCCTGGACCGCTCCTTGCCGGGTCCGGACCATCAAGCCTCTTTGGAACCCGAAGAACTGACCCGCATGATTGAAGCCATCCGGATAGTAGAGTCGGCCCTGGGTCATGGCCGCAAGATTCCGGTGGCTGCGGAGCTGAAAAACCGTCCGGTGGCCCGCAAAAGTCTGGTGGCCCTGGTTCCGATCCGCCGGGGAGAACGATTCACTGCCACCAATCTGGGGGTCAAGCGCCCTGGCACGGGACTGTCTCCCATGGTCTACTGGCAATGGCTGGGACGAATCGCCACACGGGATTATCACGTGGATGAAGGGATCGACCGGGAGGAGGAGGAAACACCATGA
- a CDS encoding acylneuraminate cytidylyltransferase family protein: MIQEATVLAVIPARGGSKGVIRKNIRPLGGKPLLAWTIEAALACPQLDRVILSSEDEEIMATARQWGCEVPFPRPMALAGDETRAIDVALHLLATLPERYDFLVWLQPTSPLRTPQDITDCLRLCVEHNAQSAVTVTQADKSPHWMFHVAPSGTMRPVLPGNATLSNRQALPPVYLLNGAVYVANTTWLRHSGRFVDAQTLACIMPPERSLDIDSEADLHMAAWWLSRQTR; encoded by the coding sequence ATGATTCAAGAAGCGACGGTACTGGCGGTCATTCCGGCCAGAGGAGGCTCCAAGGGGGTCATCCGCAAAAATATCCGACCGTTGGGAGGCAAACCCCTGTTGGCCTGGACCATCGAAGCCGCCCTGGCCTGTCCTCAGCTCGACCGTGTGATCCTCTCTTCCGAAGACGAAGAGATCATGGCCACCGCCCGCCAGTGGGGATGCGAGGTGCCCTTTCCCCGTCCCATGGCCCTGGCCGGAGACGAGACCCGGGCCATCGACGTGGCCTTGCATCTGCTCGCCACGTTACCGGAGCGGTATGATTTCCTGGTCTGGCTACAACCCACCTCGCCGTTGCGCACCCCGCAAGACATCACCGACTGTCTGCGGCTGTGCGTGGAACACAACGCCCAAAGCGCCGTCACCGTCACCCAGGCGGACAAAAGCCCCCACTGGATGTTTCACGTCGCCCCGTCCGGAACCATGCGACCGGTGCTGCCCGGCAACGCCACCCTCTCGAACCGTCAGGCCCTGCCGCCAGTCTATCTGCTCAACGGGGCGGTCTACGTGGCCAATACCACCTGGTTGCGCCACTCCGGACGCTTTGTGGACGCCCAAACCCTGGCATGCATCATGCCCCCGGAACGCTCCCTGGATATCGATTCGGAAGCGGACCTCCACATGGCGGCATGGTGGTTGTCCCGGCAGACCAGGTGA
- a CDS encoding radical SAM protein: MAELQLDGTKLTFHVKELLAWKQGGFVPPILVEVSPTNLCNHRCDFCAYEYLDRNGTYLDMDRFRVILDELAAMGTKSLFYSGEGEPLIHKGLPDIIVHAGGMGFEQALNTNGARLLPAVADRILPWLSWVRWSINGVSREDYALHHRVSPRQFDLVMNNLTHAAQVKRDLGLPVTIGVQFVYLGQSAATVIALAERMKAIGVSYFAVKQFNRHPNNPFALETPPPIEELLTILQLNDANFHATVRLGALEWQAPREYQRCQALPFFAEIVANGDVYACGPHLGNPAFCYGNIHDTSFASLWSGAGRRQVEAHVCSIPDLDAVCMPNCRLHEINRFLWKLSHPPEHPDLV; the protein is encoded by the coding sequence ATGGCGGAACTGCAACTGGATGGCACCAAGCTCACCTTTCACGTCAAGGAGTTGCTGGCGTGGAAACAGGGCGGGTTCGTGCCGCCGATTCTGGTGGAAGTGAGTCCCACCAATCTGTGCAACCACCGGTGCGACTTCTGCGCCTATGAATATCTGGACCGCAACGGCACCTATCTGGACATGGACCGCTTCCGGGTCATTCTCGACGAGTTGGCGGCCATGGGGACCAAGTCCCTGTTTTATTCCGGCGAGGGGGAACCGCTGATTCACAAGGGCTTGCCCGACATCATCGTGCATGCCGGGGGCATGGGGTTCGAGCAGGCGCTGAACACCAACGGGGCGCGACTGCTGCCCGCCGTGGCGGATCGAATTCTGCCCTGGCTCTCCTGGGTGCGCTGGAGCATCAACGGGGTCTCCCGGGAGGATTACGCCCTCCATCACCGGGTATCGCCACGACAGTTCGATCTGGTGATGAACAACCTGACCCATGCGGCCCAGGTCAAGCGCGATCTGGGACTGCCGGTGACCATCGGGGTACAGTTTGTCTATCTGGGACAAAGCGCCGCTACGGTGATCGCCCTGGCCGAACGCATGAAGGCCATCGGGGTGAGCTATTTCGCCGTCAAGCAGTTCAACCGTCATCCCAACAACCCCTTCGCGCTGGAAACCCCGCCGCCCATCGAAGAACTGCTCACCATTTTGCAACTCAACGACGCGAACTTTCACGCCACGGTCCGTCTGGGGGCGTTGGAATGGCAAGCCCCCCGGGAGTACCAACGCTGTCAGGCCCTGCCCTTTTTTGCCGAGATCGTGGCCAATGGGGATGTTTATGCCTGTGGTCCCCATCTGGGCAATCCGGCTTTTTGTTACGGCAACATCCACGACACCTCTTTCGCCAGCTTGTGGAGCGGGGCCGGTCGGCGCCAAGTGGAGGCACACGTCTGCTCCATCCCGGATCTGGACGCGGTGTGCATGCCCAATTGCCGCCTGCACGAGATCAACCGCTTCTTGTGGAAGCTTTCCCATCCGCCGGAACATCCGGATCTGGTCTGA